The following are encoded in a window of Legionella geestiana genomic DNA:
- the ftsE gene encoding cell division ATP-binding protein FtsE gives MIRLEKVSKRYPGGFEALSQVDFSMEQGEMVFLTGHSGAGKSSLLKLVCALERPTAGQITVNGVRLDTLKKSGIAPFRSTLGITFQSPFFVSDRTVFENIALPLHIQGMPGAILQKRVHAALDRVGLLDRANSLPPQLSAGEQQRLGLARAIVHKPALLLADEPTGNLDPGLSVEIMRLFEQLNQAGVSVLVATHELGLIASMKHRIVCLKGGRAC, from the coding sequence TCGTCTGGAAAAGGTTTCCAAGCGTTATCCTGGGGGATTTGAGGCGCTGTCGCAGGTGGATTTTTCCATGGAGCAAGGAGAAATGGTGTTTTTGACCGGGCACTCCGGTGCCGGTAAAAGCAGCCTTCTGAAACTTGTGTGCGCGCTGGAACGCCCGACCGCGGGCCAGATAACGGTTAATGGCGTGCGTCTCGATACGTTAAAAAAATCCGGTATTGCACCTTTTCGCTCAACACTTGGCATAACGTTTCAATCGCCTTTTTTCGTGAGCGACCGCACGGTTTTCGAAAACATTGCCCTGCCGCTTCATATTCAGGGAATGCCCGGCGCCATACTCCAGAAGCGGGTGCATGCAGCCCTCGACAGGGTGGGGCTTCTTGACCGTGCAAACAGCCTGCCTCCGCAGCTTTCTGCCGGCGAACAGCAGCGTCTTGGCCTTGCCCGCGCCATTGTGCACAAGCCCGCACTCCTGCTCGCAGACGAGCCTACCGGTAACCTTGACCCGGGGCTTTCGGTGGAAATCATGCGCCTTTTTGAACAGTTAAACCAGGCGGGAGTCAGCGTGCTGGTGGCCACTCACGAGCTGGGCCTTATAGCCAGCATGAAGCACCGGATTGTCTGCTTAAAAGGAGGCCGCGCATGTTGA